ttaagtttttataaaaatatttctctctTTTTGAGTGTTTGTTCTTTTACATCACTGCATAAGTGGTGGTTTTAATATGTTAATTGTGAAATTCTCATTTAAAATAGATctgtaatataaatatgtataatttgaaaacattttaagcTGGAATTGCTTCCCTTAAAATCAAGAGCAAAAACAATTTAGATGAGTGAATTCAATTAAAGTATGCATAACATTTTTCTGTATGTGTTCAGTACTAGCTGCTGTTTGCACAAATTGTTTCgaatatcaatatcaaatcaatttcaGAATATATCATAAATGAAAGGATAAAAAGTGGATGTTTTTCATATGAAAGTGTATGTAACATATCAATATGAGTTGCTTTCCTTAGCCACAGAGAAATGttattttgatacatgtatattgtctttttttattgttatgttgCATTTTTCTGTCATCATCTGTGtataatgtttaaaatcaaattagtgATATAGAAAATAGTCCaggaaatatcaaaatacaaaaggTATAGATATCATATGCCAATCaacttatattatataaatacagtAATACTTTTCTTATAAATGCTGTTTACAATATTTCCAAGTAATATGAtacttaaaatagaaaagatataaatatattgaaatcgTACCAATGCAGGATTGGTCTCcagaacaaaaatatttgcGTATTACattatacaaaagaaacattttatatattacagCTTGACAATATTATCTATGTATGATACATTCTATGTGTAAGAGATACAAATGACAAGTAATAAATTCTCTCTGTAAGAGACACAAATAACAAGCTATGCATTTACCTTTTAAAAACAGTAGTACGGATGTCTCCggtttccccccttttttttaggATGGTAATTTGGTTGAATTCGTAGATTGTAACATTATTGCTGACGGAAGTCATGTGGTGGTAATAATTAGTCACACAGACCTTTTTGATCAGATGTACAAACTTATAACAGCTATGATTTTACTGATACAGCGGCATTTTCTGTAGACATTCATCTTTATTATGTTGTCTTATTTTtcagaagaagaagaaatgTTATGCTACAGAAAATTAAGACAAATGGTGCCAGTTGCTCTTGTCATACTGTTTGTGTGCATTTATGAAGTCATCTATCAAAACTCATCAAAGTTGCAAGGTAAAAATGCGCGGGAATATTACGCTTTGAAAGCAACATTAGATGCTGTAACTTTTATCGGAATGGATTGTGGAAAACTTTGTGAAACAAATGCTCAAGGAGTACCCGGACCATACTTTGATCATATAACTGTTCCAATAGATTGTCAAGCGCTCTATAAAAATGAATACATAGATCGCGGTCATAGCTTATCTCATGCCCCCAAAACAATACCCAAAGATCTGCATATGGACTTTACGATGAACAACAGACTAAAGGTGTCATCATGGTATTTTGATGATGAAGAATATTTGGGTAATACTGCCAAACTGGCAGTTTGGACTGAGCAAATAATCGAGGAATACATTTCTTTGGCAAAAGACAACAAGTTAAAAGGAACGTATGGAGTATCAGAAACAAATGCTTTACGAGACGGTTTAAAGCATGCACCTGGCATTATGAATGGTCGAGTTTTAGTTATTGGTTCAGAACTTCCCTGGGTAGAAGCATGCGCTTTGGAAGCAGGAGCACGCGAGGTTGTAACGTTAGAATATGGTAAAATTGTTTCAAAACATCCTAAAATAAAGACAATGATTCCCGATCAATTTCGGATAAGTTACTTAAACAAAACCTTAGGGAGATTTGATGCTATTGTTACTTTTAGTTCAATAGAACATTCCGGGTTAGGCAGGTATGGTGACGGACTAAATCCCTGGGGAGATATCATTGCCATAGCTAGGGGATGGTGTGTAACCAAGAAAGGTGGATCGTTAACCATTGGCGTTCCATATAATTATGAAATggattatatcaaatttaatgcCGGTAGATGGTATGGAAAGATAAGGTATCCATATCTAACTACAAATTGGAAACAGCATTATCGAGGTTACGGAGAACACTGCGTgcatgtttttacaaaaatcgaTGTAAATTTTACAAGGCAGCTTGACCATTACAGGCTGAAAAAACCACATCCGTATTTTCCTTCAGACACCATTGATAAACACTACTCGCAAGCACATCAGGATAAAACGGTGTATCAAATTTCCCGAAAGAAAAATGGATTCTTTATTGAAATGGGAGCATACAATGGCGAAGAATTTT
The genomic region above belongs to Mytilus trossulus isolate FHL-02 chromosome 7, PNRI_Mtr1.1.1.hap1, whole genome shotgun sequence and contains:
- the LOC134725765 gene encoding uncharacterized protein LOC134725765 — encoded protein: MLCYRKLRQMVPVALVILFVCIYEVIYQNSSKLQGKNAREYYALKATLDAVTFIGMDCGKLCETNAQGVPGPYFDHITVPIDCQALYKNEYIDRGHSLSHAPKTIPKDLHMDFTMNNRLKVSSWYFDDEEYLGNTAKLAVWTEQIIEEYISLAKDNKLKGTYGVSETNALRDGLKHAPGIMNGRVLVIGSELPWVEACALEAGAREVVTLEYGKIVSKHPKIKTMIPDQFRISYLNKTLGRFDAIVTFSSIEHSGLGRYGDGLNPWGDIIAIARGWCVTKKGGSLTIGVPYNYEMDYIKFNAGRWYGKIRYPYLTTNWKQHYRGYGEHCVHVFTKIDVNFTRQLDHYRLKKPHPYFPSDTIDKHYSQAHQDKTVYQISRKKNGFFIEMGAYNGEEFSNTLWLERKHNWTGLLIEANPNLCRQIDALKRQAWRLCACISNKLKQTEFIQSGAIGGMASELDNDQMKTVETNQTISVPCFNMIEVMDKIGVLHIDYFSLDVEGSELTVLDSIRNELISGKIVVDIWSIEYRTWDGKQNIINKSFQKLQNLRDFFLNIGGYAEHSQLNNEGGDNRDGMALDVVFVRT